The Coffea eugenioides isolate CCC68of chromosome 8, Ceug_1.0, whole genome shotgun sequence genome has a segment encoding these proteins:
- the LOC113781261 gene encoding premnaspirodiene oxygenase-like isoform X2, whose translation MELPFNFIAFFLFLAFVLCLIKEWKRSKAAQKFPPSPLKLPVIGNMHHLVGSPPHHALRKLARQHGALMHLQLGEISSIVVSSPHLAKEIMKTHDLAFADRAEFLTSKILMYNSSDIACCPYGDYWRQMRKICTLELLSAKNVRSFGSIRQDEASHLVASVQALAAAGKLVNISEKLYSYTSSMVCRAAFGKILHPLLSVKSQLVKIHLKMDKLLGNIIDQHIDNLARTNMATGESGNEDLIDVLLRVKESGDLQFPIANNNIKAIVIDVFSAGTETSSTTVEWAMSEMVRNPNVMAKAQSEIRTAFKGKKKIEETDIQELKYLKLVIKETLRLHPPVPLLVPRECREECEIEGYTIPVKTRVLVNAWAIGRDPEYWDDPESFKPDRFKTNPVDFTGTHFEYLPFGAGRRMCPGISFGLANVDLPLALLLYHFNWKLPNGLDPCDLDMSETVGITASRKDSLRLLATSYDP comes from the exons ATGGAACTCCCCTTCAACTTCATtgccttctttcttttccttgcctttGTCTTATGTTTAATCAAGGAATGGAAGAGATCCAAAGCAGCCCAAAAGTTTCCACCATCTCCTTTAAAGCTACCTGTTATTGGAAACATGCACCATTTGGTCGGTTCCCCACCCCATCACGCTCTAAGAAAATTAGCTAGGCAACATGGAGCTCTGATGCACCTTCAACTCGGTGAAATTTCTTCAATCGTTGTATCATCGCCACATTTGGCTAAAGAGATCATGAAAACTCATGATCTTGCCTTCGCGGATCGGGCAGAATTTCTAACGAGCAAGATCTTAATGTATAACAGCTCAGACATTGCTTGCTGCCCATACGGTGACTACTGGAGACAAATGCGAAAAATTTGCACTCTGGAACTCCTTAGTGCTAAAAATGTCCGATCTTTTGGCTCCATCAGGCAAGATGAGGCTTCGCATCTTGTGGCATCTGTTCAGGCTTTAGCTGCTGCTGGAAAACTAGTTAACATAAGCGAGAAACTGTACTCGTACACGAGTTCTATGGTTTGCAGAGCAGCATTTGGGAAA ATTCTTCATCCCCTCCTTTCGGTCAAGAGCCAACTGGTTAAGATCCATCTTAAGATGGATAAACTGCTTGGCAACATAATTGATCAGCACATCGACAACCTAGCCAGAACAAATATGGCCACTGGTGAATCCGGCAATGAAGATCTAATTGATGTTTTACTTCGAGTTAAAGAAAGCGGTGACCTTCAATTTCCAATCGCCAATAATAACATCAAGGCTATTGTAATA GACGTGTTTTCAGCCGGAACTGAAACTTCATCCACGACTGTGGAATGGGCTATGTCAGAGATGGTTAGAAATCCAAATGTTATGGCCAAAGCTCAATCTGAAATAAGGACAGCCTtcaagggaaagaaaaaaattgaagaaactgATATTCAAGAATTGAAGTACCTAAAGTTAGTGATCAAAGAAACTCTTAGGTTACATCCTCCAGTCCCTTTGCTAGTTCCTAGAGAATGCAGGGAGGAATGTGAAATTGAGGGATACACCATTCCCGTCAAGACAAGAGTCTTAGTCAATGCCTGGGCAATAGGGAGAGATCCTGAGTATTGGGATGATCCGGAGAGTTTTAAACCAGACAGATTCAAAACCAATCCAGTTGATTTCACAGGAACTCACTTCGAGTATCTACCGTTTGGTGCAGGCAGGAGGATGTGCCCTGGAATTTCATTTGGCTTAGCTAATGTTGACCTTCCTTTAGCTCTTCTGCTTTACCACTTCAACTGGAAACTCCCGAATGGCCTTGATCCCTGTGACTTAGACATGTCAGAGACAGTAGGAATAACAGCATCAAGAAAAGATAGCCTTCGTTTGCTAGCCACATCATATGATCCTTAG
- the LOC113781261 gene encoding premnaspirodiene oxygenase-like isoform X1 — protein sequence MELPFNFIAFFLFLAFVLCLIKEWKRSKAAQKFPPSPLKLPVIGNMHHLVGSPPHHALRKLARQHGALMHLQLGEISSIVVSSPHLAKEIMKTHDLAFADRAEFLTSKILMYNSSDIACCPYGDYWRQMRKICTLELLSAKNVRSFGSIRQDEASHLVASVQALAAAGKLVNISEKLYSYTSSMVCRAAFGKVSKDLHREFLQLTSESAPLSSTFDISDLFPSFKILHPLLSVKSQLVKIHLKMDKLLGNIIDQHIDNLARTNMATGESGNEDLIDVLLRVKESGDLQFPIANNNIKAIVIDVFSAGTETSSTTVEWAMSEMVRNPNVMAKAQSEIRTAFKGKKKIEETDIQELKYLKLVIKETLRLHPPVPLLVPRECREECEIEGYTIPVKTRVLVNAWAIGRDPEYWDDPESFKPDRFKTNPVDFTGTHFEYLPFGAGRRMCPGISFGLANVDLPLALLLYHFNWKLPNGLDPCDLDMSETVGITASRKDSLRLLATSYDP from the exons ATGGAACTCCCCTTCAACTTCATtgccttctttcttttccttgcctttGTCTTATGTTTAATCAAGGAATGGAAGAGATCCAAAGCAGCCCAAAAGTTTCCACCATCTCCTTTAAAGCTACCTGTTATTGGAAACATGCACCATTTGGTCGGTTCCCCACCCCATCACGCTCTAAGAAAATTAGCTAGGCAACATGGAGCTCTGATGCACCTTCAACTCGGTGAAATTTCTTCAATCGTTGTATCATCGCCACATTTGGCTAAAGAGATCATGAAAACTCATGATCTTGCCTTCGCGGATCGGGCAGAATTTCTAACGAGCAAGATCTTAATGTATAACAGCTCAGACATTGCTTGCTGCCCATACGGTGACTACTGGAGACAAATGCGAAAAATTTGCACTCTGGAACTCCTTAGTGCTAAAAATGTCCGATCTTTTGGCTCCATCAGGCAAGATGAGGCTTCGCATCTTGTGGCATCTGTTCAGGCTTTAGCTGCTGCTGGAAAACTAGTTAACATAAGCGAGAAACTGTACTCGTACACGAGTTCTATGGTTTGCAGAGCAGCATTTGGGAAAGTAAGCAAAGACCTTCACCGTGAATTCTTACAGCTAACGAGTGAATCAGCACCCCTTTCAAGTACCTTCGATATTTCTGATCTGTTTCCATCTTTCAAGATTCTTCATCCCCTCCTTTCGGTCAAGAGCCAACTGGTTAAGATCCATCTTAAGATGGATAAACTGCTTGGCAACATAATTGATCAGCACATCGACAACCTAGCCAGAACAAATATGGCCACTGGTGAATCCGGCAATGAAGATCTAATTGATGTTTTACTTCGAGTTAAAGAAAGCGGTGACCTTCAATTTCCAATCGCCAATAATAACATCAAGGCTATTGTAATA GACGTGTTTTCAGCCGGAACTGAAACTTCATCCACGACTGTGGAATGGGCTATGTCAGAGATGGTTAGAAATCCAAATGTTATGGCCAAAGCTCAATCTGAAATAAGGACAGCCTtcaagggaaagaaaaaaattgaagaaactgATATTCAAGAATTGAAGTACCTAAAGTTAGTGATCAAAGAAACTCTTAGGTTACATCCTCCAGTCCCTTTGCTAGTTCCTAGAGAATGCAGGGAGGAATGTGAAATTGAGGGATACACCATTCCCGTCAAGACAAGAGTCTTAGTCAATGCCTGGGCAATAGGGAGAGATCCTGAGTATTGGGATGATCCGGAGAGTTTTAAACCAGACAGATTCAAAACCAATCCAGTTGATTTCACAGGAACTCACTTCGAGTATCTACCGTTTGGTGCAGGCAGGAGGATGTGCCCTGGAATTTCATTTGGCTTAGCTAATGTTGACCTTCCTTTAGCTCTTCTGCTTTACCACTTCAACTGGAAACTCCCGAATGGCCTTGATCCCTGTGACTTAGACATGTCAGAGACAGTAGGAATAACAGCATCAAGAAAAGATAGCCTTCGTTTGCTAGCCACATCATATGATCCTTAG